One window of Stenotrophomonas indicatrix genomic DNA carries:
- a CDS encoding RpoH suppressor — protein MKGGITSGIVYPNAVLALAREYRFKSIGGTSAGAIAAAVAAAAAYGDRRQQAGETLPGDAGYGGLSAVSAQLSRRGFIYSLFQPAAGARAAYRLLVVLTGNAGWPRKLLCLAIAVFQIAPLEVLVSLALLLGLGWWGGGWSGVAATLLPSLLCAYGAGVAGAALRVARVARRNLLGLCSGLSRNAGTPALTEWLHESLQQLSGKPMDAPLTFADLHDAPRYAGEPHSPHAITLQMITTCVSHNEPRTLPLGGAQFWFLREEFEQLFPASVVQWMVDHAGPPREVEGRNYYHLPQGASLPVLVATRMSLSFPLLISAVPLHEPSRRERRCEPTSTVAGEAGQNVADSMEGLTSAGQACGPVITAFRVCWFSDGGISSNFPIHLFDAALPRWPTFAINLVYPQRPEPVLLESDSRQALERSVFLPTENRHGWQRHYQSIATPLAAGELSRFLFAVVATMQNWRDLLQARAPGYRDRIVHVSLQGDEGGMNLDMPQEVLTRIADKGSLAGARFCSFSFENHYWIRWRNLASAYQRYTLEISRTDDPAQQVLAYRAAYAMVATGTPPPPSYKLGSEDKRLASQQLWGLMVEQGRSWDDLGPDLTDGSPRPLPQMKVTPIY, from the coding sequence ATGAAAGGCGGCATCACCAGCGGCATCGTGTATCCCAACGCGGTGCTCGCACTGGCCCGCGAATACCGTTTCAAGAGCATCGGCGGCACCTCGGCCGGTGCGATCGCCGCTGCCGTGGCGGCCGCTGCGGCATACGGCGACCGGCGCCAGCAGGCAGGCGAAACCCTGCCCGGTGACGCCGGGTACGGTGGCTTGTCGGCGGTGTCGGCACAGTTGTCGCGGCGCGGGTTCATCTACAGCCTGTTCCAGCCGGCCGCTGGCGCGCGCGCGGCGTATCGGCTGCTGGTGGTGCTGACCGGCAACGCCGGCTGGCCGCGCAAACTGCTGTGCCTGGCCATCGCGGTGTTCCAGATCGCGCCGCTGGAAGTGCTGGTGTCGCTTGCACTACTGCTCGGCCTGGGCTGGTGGGGCGGTGGCTGGAGCGGCGTGGCGGCGACCCTGCTGCCGTCGCTGTTGTGTGCTTATGGCGCAGGTGTAGCCGGCGCCGCGCTGCGCGTGGCACGGGTGGCGCGGCGCAACCTGCTGGGGCTTTGCAGTGGACTGAGCCGGAACGCAGGCACGCCAGCGCTGACCGAGTGGCTGCATGAAAGCCTGCAGCAGTTGTCAGGCAAACCGATGGATGCACCGCTGACCTTCGCCGATCTGCACGACGCGCCGCGTTATGCAGGCGAGCCGCACAGTCCGCATGCGATCACCCTGCAGATGATCACCACCTGCGTGTCGCACAATGAACCGCGCACATTGCCGCTGGGCGGCGCGCAGTTCTGGTTCCTGCGCGAGGAATTCGAGCAGCTGTTTCCGGCCAGCGTGGTGCAGTGGATGGTCGACCATGCCGGTCCGCCGCGCGAGGTTGAAGGCCGCAACTATTACCACCTGCCGCAGGGCGCGTCGCTGCCGGTACTGGTGGCCACGCGGATGAGCCTCAGCTTCCCGCTGCTGATCAGCGCAGTGCCGCTGCACGAGCCCTCGCGTCGCGAGCGTCGCTGCGAGCCGACATCGACGGTTGCAGGTGAGGCTGGGCAGAACGTAGCCGACAGCATGGAAGGCTTGACCAGCGCAGGCCAGGCCTGCGGCCCGGTGATCACCGCTTTCCGGGTGTGCTGGTTCTCCGATGGCGGCATCAGCAGCAACTTCCCGATCCACCTGTTCGATGCCGCGCTGCCGCGCTGGCCCACCTTCGCCATCAATCTGGTCTATCCGCAACGCCCCGAGCCGGTGCTGCTCGAGAGCGACAGCCGCCAGGCGCTGGAACGCTCGGTGTTCCTGCCCACCGAGAACCGCCATGGATGGCAGCGTCATTACCAGTCCATTGCCACGCCATTGGCGGCTGGCGAACTGAGCCGCTTCCTGTTTGCGGTGGTGGCCACCATGCAGAACTGGCGCGACCTGTTGCAGGCGCGTGCGCCCGGTTATCGCGACCGCATCGTGCATGTGAGCCTGCAGGGCGACGAGGGGGGCATGAACCTGGACATGCCACAGGAAGTGCTGACCCGCATTGCCGACAAGGGCAGTCTGGCCGGTGCACGCTTCTGTTCGTTCTCGTTCGAGAACCATTATTGGATCCGTTGGCGCAACCTGGCCTCGGCCTACCAGCGCTACACGCTGGAGATATCGCGCACCGATGATCCGGCGCAGCAGGTGCTGGCCTATCGCGCGGCCTATGCGATGGTGGCCACCGGCACGCCGCCACCGCCGTCCTACAAGCTGGGCTCGGAAGACAAGCGGCTGGCATCGCAGCAGCTGTGGGGGTTGATGGTGGAGCAGGGCCGCAGTTGGGATGACCTTGGTCCCGACCTCACCGACGGCTCACCACGGCCGTTGCCGCAGATGAAGGTGACGCCGATCTATTGA